The Prionailurus bengalensis isolate Pbe53 chromosome B1, Fcat_Pben_1.1_paternal_pri, whole genome shotgun sequence genomic interval ttctttgttctctttcttacTTTGATGAACAGATACATTGTGGAAGAAGTTGCAGCCAAGATGAAtgtgggaaagggaaagaaacaggaaaggaaagggagaaattaataataaagcaTTCAtgctccagtttttttctttccctaaaatgAGACACAAAGGGCAAAATATGCTTCAGTATAATCAGATTTTACCattaacatttttcctttcttctttttgtttctggccCACATATAATAGCTTTTCTGGTTTGTAAAAATGATTaccttgttttgtttggtttcagGCATATAGCCTTGCTCAGATTAACTGACATGATGTATATGCAAAGCCTTTTGAGttcttcaggaaaataaaatcttataatgAACCTAGTATAGCTTATATAGTAGGTACAAACTTTATGGTCATAAATCtcagatgtaaaaaaaatacctttctttaATATTCTATATAAACATAATTTCACCATTTCCCTTAAACTCCTTAACAGCTCAAGACTCAAATAGTACTTCAATCTATTGTCAAGTTCTAGGTTAAAAtactattctttttaatgttataaacattttatgtttataatacaGTTTAATTTATTTGGAAGTTCTAGTGggaattattgtttttctttaactttttggttttatttattgatttttatttatagaaaatcaTGAATCatcattcgtgagttcaagccccatgttgagctctgcactgacaatgcagagcctgcttggaattctctctccctctctgcacctgctccacttgtgttgtttctctctctctgtgaaaataaataaactttaaaaaaaaagcattaaaaatatagtaaataacaTTGTTGTAAcagtgaaagacaaagaaacttaTGGTAACTGACTTGCACAATTTGAAAGGCTATATGGtgtgaaaaatgttaaatttgcAGTTGTGACAGTTTCTACATATCAGGAATATTGAAAACAATTTCCTAAATATCATCTAAGTGTTATACAGGAAAAGGGTTATGCGAAAGAGCAAGTTTTCAATGCTGAGACTGGCTTGTTTTACAAGGATGTTGGCAAAGGAACCTATTTAATGCAAATGGTGCTTTAGCTCACAGGAACCTAATCCTACACTTTTGTTAGGAGCAAGTGTTCAGTATTTGCCAATTCAGTGCTGGTGGCAACTTTATAGAGCTACCACAAATAATAAGAGTCAAGTCTATATTTATgctcttttttgtgttttaaaatacatgggATATGTTTTTCCAAAAGGTGTACTTCTCATAATTTATGACTCATCTATTCCTCCCACTAATTATTTAGAAAGGGTCCATTTCAGAACCAAAATACTCCACTGGAAAATATTTCCAGTCCCTTCAGAAAGTCACTTAGGAAGCCAGATTCCATGCTCTGCACTATACTATTTCATTCAAGGCTAGAAGTAGTGAGAGAAAGCGAGTAATTCTGCCATGTGTTGACAGCCAAGAGGGAGCCGAGATACACAACTGTTCTAAGTCCCTCCAGATCCTGGAGGCAGTCAGTGCAGAGGGAATCTGAAGAAGTACCTAAGACATATCCAACACTCTTACTTATTCTTCTGTAGCAGCAAATAAGCTCCTTCAGGGCCCAGATGATGCCACGTGCATGTTTTATCACCTGCAAAGGCTAAGAGCATATATAGCACGTATTTAGTAActacttattaaataaatgaatataagacacaaaaaacaaatctatGAACCAACAAGAATGGACCATCTAAGTCAAAAGACTCACCTATATGCTTAACATTCCTGCTTTAGCTGCCACAAAAGCAAACTAGTTGACATAAGTTGAATCAACCTAGTGATTTAATAAATTCCAGTGTAAGTCATATCAGTATTGGTAAATAACATCATTAAGCACTCATCATGAAAGGTAAAGCAGCAACACAGAGAGTGTTTCGAAGTGGCCCCAATTGGAAATGATcagataacatatatataaaggaatttaAGCAactattcatattatatataaacacagaTAAATGTGGTTACAGCATTTATACAGTATTCTCTCCAATATCTATCTATGCTATGAATAATGTGCAATAATGGAAAGTACAGTatttaaacaattataaaagcaaggcaataattttaaaaattaatgatttttaccCAACCTAAGCATGGATAGTCTGACCATTGGGATTGATTGATAAATTTGAATGCAGACTAATTTATATTAGATCAAATTAATTCTGTTAAGGTATTAATTTGACATTTTGTGCAGGATGGCTTTAAATGAACATATTTGTCTAGTGTTTCATGTACAGCAGTGTgtgattgaaaaagaaaaccgatgcttttgagaaaagaattaatttattaaaacaacaGATTTGAACTGGATTGAgttcttttttagtatttttcattttcatcttgtaTGTCTTGGACAGAATAATAACACTTAATAGTTTTTAGAAAATCTCCTTAttgaaacttaccaggaacccatgggggaggggaaggaaaaaaaaaaaaaaaaaaaaagaggttagaatgggagagagccaaagcataagagactgttaaaaactgagaacaaactgagggttgatggggggtgggagggaggagagggtgggtgatgggtattgaggagggcaccttttgggatgagcactgggtgttgtatggaaaccaatttgtcaataaatttcagaaaaaaaaaaataaaacaaaacaaaaaaaaaaaaaaacaaaaacaaaaaaaaaaaaaagaaaatctccttaTTAAAGTCATGTGGATAACGGcatgaatggattttaaattcagaattaaGCTTCAGGTGTCCTTCTCTACTTAGGAAAAATGTTGTGAAAACCAGGCCATCTGCTGAGGTACTACGGTTACATTTGGCCCTCACAATGTGTTTGACATGTTCTGTTTTAGCACTGTGTTGGAttattagcccacaaaacaagtTCACCTTGAtcttttacattaaatataaactaGCTCAGGGACGAAATTTGACATAAATCTACATCTGTGACGTTTCCATCTaaagaaggcagaaataaaaCAGGGCTTTGGGCTAGGTTACAATAAAACATCAGAAGTGCCAGAAACACAAGTCTTGAAGCTCTATCAGTCAGGAGGTATGGCAAGTGCCCCTCCTGAACAGAATCAGAATCACTGCTCAGCCATAAACAACAGCATCCCACTGATGCAGGGCAACCTCCCCACACTGACATTATCTGGAAAGATCCGAGTGACggttactttcttcctttttctactCTCTACAACTTTTAATGCTTCTTTCTTGTTGAAACTTCAGAAGTGGactcagaagaaagagaaaggaaaaaagctttCGAGAATGAAGATGCTTTTAAAACATCTGACCTTAGCCAACCTGTTGGAGACTCTGCTTGTCATGCCACTAGATGGATTGTGGAATATTACAGTTCAATGGTATGCTGGAGAGCTCCTCTGCAAAGTTCTCAGCTATCTGAAGCTTTTCTCCATGTATGCCCCAGCTTTCATGATGGTAGTGATCAGCCTAGACCGCTCCCTGGCCATCACAAGGCCTCTAGCTGTGAAAAGCAATGGCAAGCTCGGACAGTCCATGATTGGCTTGGCATGGCTCCTCAGTAGTATCCTTGCTGGACCACAGGTAAACCATTATCATGAACTTGTTTGGATATGGCAATCACAGATTTCCTATCTAATCTTgagtattgtattgtattattgTATGTCAAAGGCAGTATTGTATTGTCTTCGAGAGCTTGGATTCTGGAAATTCAAGAGCAAAGTTTAATCCTGGCTGTTACCTTGGGCAAATTTTTAgcttctctgggtttcagttccttcatttataaaatggaggtaatgcCCATATTATGCAACTTTTGTAAAGATAAGAAGAACAATGTATTAAAGTGTCTAGCATAATCTCtagtacatagtaaatgctccTCAAAAAATGTGGCTATTGTCCAATTGGACCTCATCCCCATCTTATTCTTTCCTCTAGTTCTTCTTTTGCTCTGGTTGATACAGTAAATGGAGAGAATATTTAGGAACTATGGAATTTGCATAGGTAGAAAGTATTTATAATTTGTCTTATTTGGGATTTCTTGAGTGGAAACTAATCTGTTTCTGTCGCAACTTAGAACTATTGTCAGCTAGTATGTTGTTCTGGAGTTTGCAGCTGGGTGGGACTGAATAAAGAGGAAAAGTGGGAAACCCCGGACTTCTGAAATCTGAATATTTCTCTGAGATTGACTTGAGCTTTTCTGGAAAAAGTTTAGACCATAACAGGCTGTTAGCAAAATCAGGTACAGGTAGATATTGTTCCAGATTGTCCTCATCTGAGGCAACCTGGTTAATTGGCCTGtagaatttgcctttttttcaacAGTCATATCTCTGAAGAAAAGGACACGGTCTTACAAATAGCAAAGATTCCCTAATAACAGATGAGTAAATTGTCTCTATGCTTGTAAATGTATCGTATGATGATGAACCCAGGGTACAAGGATGTGTCAAGAAGTGGCATCAAGGTTAATCAGGATGTTCCCAAAATCTACCACTACAAATGGAATTTATGTAGACATTCTAAATGAGCCaggtgctttaaaaaacaaaaagaagaaacataaaacaacaaaaaatcctgCCATGCAAAACTCATTAAATACAGTTAAAACACTAAAAAGTTGGGCCACCAAATTTTCACCACCAATTCCTCACTTAACTAATATTTCATGGATATTAGATCAATTTAGTTGGGGTGTGTTTTATGGCAGGAGGAATGGGAAAAACTAAAGTACTTTGATGTTCCTGGATAAAGGCATATGACGATTCTCACAGTGACTGAATATACAAGAATGGGTATAGTAAATACGTCTCTTGAAATGAGACTATTTAGCTAAGGCTATGGtttaagttttccattttgtttctctaaattAAGAGTGTtgcctatttattctttttcttaggaAAGATAAACAAGTTAGGTTCTTCACACTGAGCATGATACTGATGGTTTCAAAGAAACCACCCCCCAAGAAAATGTAATTCAGTTGTGGAGACAATACTTTTATAAAACTAATACAACCATATACTAAACATTTATAAAACCTAGTACCAGTGTAAGAAGGAGAAATGAGTAAGAGTTGAAATGGTAAAggaatgatttaagaaaaaagtaggaTAAGCTGAGTTTTTTCAGATGAATGGTATTtggatagaaaaaaaagtcaaggatCACATATATTTTTCAGGAAAGGTTGAAATGTGTGATTAATTTTCACGGGACACTTATCTGGCTGAAGTGAAAGATTGAGAGGTGGCACCAGCAGGATATCAGATTTGGTGGTTGCTCCCTTGTCTTCCACTTCTCGTGTACTATTTGTCATAAAACATCATGATCATGCATTTGCTCGTCTTTGTCATTAAGGAATAGACTCTTAAACGGTGGAGACTCTGTTGTGTTCAACTTCATTAACATTCACTGTACATAATAGGACAACTAGcagaaatagaaactttaaatGTTCAGATGATCTAATTTCTCTGCAGATCAAATAAATCcttcactttttcctttaaaaacaaattggcttcattcatttaaatgaatgaatgaaaggtatAATGGACCTATATTATAGAAGACATTGATAACCAGGGGAAATTCTGAAATTAATGTGGGAGCCACATATCCTTTGTGAGTCCTatgcaagaaataaaatgattttttaacaaaaatattttaggaaaattttcatAGACCCAAATAAttgtgagaaacagagaaaccttttctgaattttctggcAATGAAATGATTAGGTTGGTGGCTAGGGTGGTCTCAGAAAGCATTGATTTTAAGAGGGACatttcaaacaaaaaacaaagtttggCAACAAATCGGATTTAAGGAGATAAAGAGAACGGTATAAACTAAAGCTCTAATATTTTTAGCCAAGGAGTTTTAACAGTGAAACTATTGAAATAGGCAGGTAGGTTGAGAACAGAAGTGTCTCcctgtttgtttctctgtttgaagggggagggaaggcaaACTGTGAAAAGAGCTGAAAACATTTGCTTTAGGACATGATGATATCAGTATAAGGTCTTTGGAGAAGTGTAGCCGTTTGGAAAGTAGTTGGTAAGTTAGGATACTGATGAAAGTCTGAAGAAGTAGAAATAAGTCAAATTGTGATAATAactgaaatgcaaattaacaatTTCAACCTTCTCTAAGCACTGTCCCAGAgggtataataaaaatattgatttattaattCAATTATCTTCATCTAAGTATGTCACAGCAATAATAGAAAGATAGTGCCAAATACTTATCTGTCTTGatacagtaaaaagaaattatgaaattaagTTTGAATTGTTTAGGACTTTCATGTAATAGCCTGACCTCAAATACATCACTCTTCCTGAGAGATTTATGTGAATATGGGCCACAGAAAatgatggttttcttttatttggtaAAACACATAATTCATCCTTACTTTCAGCAGCAGAttatatttgtaaagcactttgcCGAAGCTTCCTGAAAAACCTCACTCTGTGCAGCACATAACAGCCATGTTACTACCACCACCCCGTGTATCAGAGAACATACAAAGAGAATCTTTGAAAGCAATGGCGTGCACACCTTTCTGGCAGTAAGAAATGCATACTACATTGGGACTTTGTTCCTCACACACTTATAACTGggaaaatttttcataaaatattcaacaccattctacttcattttttttttaagtttacttattttgagagagagaacatgagtcgggaaggggcagaaagagagagggagagagataatcccaaacagacttcgcactgtcagcacagagccccatgcagggctcaatcccacaaactgttaagatcatgacctgagcccaaatacAGTCAACCACTCAACTGACGCCCCTCCATTTCATTATTTACTGTTTCATTATTTACTGTTGATTGCCACTTACTGATGGGTACAATCTGCAGTGCAAAACCAACTGGTTTAAAGGGATTCATTGACTTTCTCAATGTCACTTGACCTGTTGGACTCATGTCTTTGTATTaagtctggttt includes:
- the GNRHR gene encoding gonadotropin-releasing hormone receptor isoform X2 encodes the protein MASAPPEQNQNHCSAINNSIPLMQGNLPTLTLSGKIRVTVTFFLFLLSTTFNASFLLKLQKWTQKKEKGKKLSRMKMLLKHLTLANLLETLLVMPLDGLWNITVQWYAGELLCKVLSYLKLFSMYAPAFMMVVISLDRSLAITRPLAVKSNGKLGQSMIGLAWLLSSILAGPQLPLHHPSSHHVNLQCKNHLHPDTGPSSRSPQITTESI
- the GNRHR gene encoding gonadotropin-releasing hormone receptor isoform X1, with the protein product MASAPPEQNQNHCSAINNSIPLMQGNLPTLTLSGKIRVTVTFFLFLLSTTFNASFLLKLQKWTQKKEKGKKLSRMKMLLKHLTLANLLETLLVMPLDGLWNITVQWYAGELLCKVLSYLKLFSMYAPAFMMVVISLDRSLAITRPLAVKSNGKLGQSMIGLAWLLSSILAGPQLYIFRMIHLADSSGQTDGFSQCVTHCSFPQWWHQAFYNFFTFSCLFIIPLLIMLICNAKIIFTLTQVLHQDPHKLQLNQSKNNIPRARLRTLKMTVAFATSFTVCWTPYYVLGIWYWFDPEMLNRVSDPVNHFFFLFALLNPCFDPLIYGYFSL